In Blattabacterium sp. (Cryptocercus punctulatus) str. Cpu, the sequence AGTTAAATTATCATCATGACATGATGTAAAAAACATCATGGATAAGATAAAAAAAAATAGTTTTTTCATTTCAGATCAATTTTTTTTGGAATATAAGTTTTTTTTTGAAATATTATTCATACATAAAAGATTATAATTAAATACGATAAAGATGAGTGTCCTAATCAAAATACGTAATTTATCCCATCATATTTTTCCATATTATGCTACAGAAGGAGCAGCCGGTATAGACTTACAAGCCTATCTGGAAAAAGAGATTATTATTCCATCTATGGAAAGAAAAATCATAAAAACAGGTATTTTCATAGAAATACCTACAGGATATGAAGCTCAAATACGACCTAGAAGCGGATTAGCCTTACGTCATGGGATAACTGTTCTAAACAATCCAGGGACTATAGATTCAGATTATAGAGGAGAAATAAAAATATTACTCATAAACTTATCTAGTCATACTTTTACTGTAAAAGACGGCGATAGAATAGCGCAAATAATAGTTTACAAATACGAAAAAGTAAAATGGAATGAAATAAAAAAGAAATAAATTTTTATGGATTTTTCATTTTTATCAAAGCAAAAATAAGCATAATTCAATATATCTATATAATTATCTTGAACTTTATAAGCATAATTTTCTACTTCATAGAAACGTTTTTCCATTCCTTGAATCCTAAAAATTTTTTGCATAATTAAATCTTTGATAGAAGAAATGCTCAGATATTTCCAAGCTTCTTCATAATCCGAATTTTTTTTTTCCATAAGAGATTTAGCCTTTTTTATATATTGATCATATACATCTATTATTATTGTAGCAGAAAAAGAAAGCATAGAGTCTATTTTTTTTGTTGAATCATTATTCCTGCTAAAACAGAATAATTAACAATTTCAATCCAATTATTCTGATCTATTTTAATCAAAATATAATTACAGAACTTTTTAGGAATCAAGAACTTTTTTTTCAAAAAATGAGTTCTACATTCATTAGATATGACATCATATTGCATGGAAGTTTTATTGTTTCTCATTTTATACTAATCTGTTTTTTTTAAATACTGATCTATATAAATCTTTGCTTCGTCAAAATCATAACAAACATTCACCTTCCAATTGTACGAATTGAATATATCTATTATATGAATCTGATTTTCTGTTAATTTATTTGGTTTTATTTTGAATTCCAAAGCCATCCCAGTCCTACCTTTTTTTGGAATAGGAACCAATATATCCGGAAGACCTGGTCTTAATCTCATCACTTTTATAAGAAACCTCTCATAAGGAGTTCTTCTTGCTTCATTATGAGGATGAAAATAAAAAATATGCGGATATTCATAATCTAAATAATCACAAACAGAACTATGCAATAGTTGTTCTTTTCCTAAAGTATTGTACCAAGGTGTAATTTTTCTTTTCAATTTATATATCAAAATTATCCATAACCAATCATCTAAGACTCACAGGATACACATCCCGAATTTCCTAAATTTTCTTTCTTATTCTTTAAAAGAATTTCTAATATTTTTTTTTCTGTAGAAGTTTTTTGATCATCCAAAACAAAAAGATCTTCATTCCAATCTTCATTAGGCTTACTATATCCTGTTTCACGATTATCAAAAAAATCAGTTTGCTGTTCTCCAGATATCGTTATATAAAACCAACTCATGTTATCTAACATATTTTTATCTATACAATAGGCATCCGATAGTCCTAATTCTTTTAATTTAATATTGGCTCTATCTTTCATAAAATTTTTCAATTCTTCTCTCTTAATAGTTGGAATATCACCATTATCAAAAATTTGATCAATAAAAATAAATTCATTTTTTAATGCTAAATCCATTCCATAATAAATAGAATCGGCCACCGAATTTTTTAATCCATCATTTTCTTCACAAAATGTACGAAAAATCTTACACCCAGCTTCCGAATGAAGAGACTCATCCCTAACAGAAAAAATAATTTGTTGCCCTATACCCTTCAAACGATTAGATTTTCTAAAAGACAATAATACCGCAAAAGAAGAAAACAATTGAATTCCTTCTGCTGCAGCAGAAAACAAAGCAATACTCTTTGCAATCTCCTTTCTATTATACTTACCATGATCACTTTTTCTAATATCCATCAATACTTTCAACTTTTTCATGGTTGCTTCATCTTCTAAAAAAGCATGAAAATTATCTAACCCTAAAATATCATTCAAATAAGAATAAGCCACAGCATGAATCGTCTCAAAAGAACCAAAAGCTTGACCCATCATTTTG encodes:
- the dut gene encoding dUTP diphosphatase, with product MSVLIKIRNLSHHIFPYYATEGAAGIDLQAYLEKEIIIPSMERKIIKTGIFIEIPTGYEAQIRPRSGLALRHGITVLNNPGTIDSDYRGEIKILLINLSSHTFTVKDGDRIAQIIVYKYEKVKWNEIKKK
- a CDS encoding nucleotide modification associated domain-containing protein translates to MLSFSATIIIDVYDQYIKKAKSLMEKKNSDYEEAWKYLSISSIKDLIMQKIFRIQGMEKRFYEVENYAYKVQDNYIDILNYAYFCFDKNEKSIKIYFFFISFHFTFSYL
- a CDS encoding VRR-NUC domain-containing protein; its protein translation is MKRKITPWYNTLGKEQLLHSSVCDYLDYEYPHIFYFHPHNEARRTPYERFLIKVMRLRPGLPDILVPIPKKGRTGMALEFKIKPNKLTENQIHIIDIFNSYNWKVNVCYDFDEAKIYIDQYLKKTD
- a CDS encoding ribonucleotide-diphosphate reductase subunit beta; the encoded protein is MGITKDRLNFKPFEYQWAYEYWFKQQNAHWLHTEINMQSDIHDWNENLSDLEKNVIGDILKGFTQTETEVGNYWSEMIPKWFPIPEIKMMGQAFGSFETIHAVAYSYLNDILGLDNFHAFLEDEATMKKLKVLMDIRKSDHGKYNRKEIAKSIALFSAAAEGIQLFSSFAVLLSFRKSNRLKGIGQQIIFSVRDESLHSEAGCKIFRTFCEENDGLKNSVADSIYYGMDLALKNEFIFIDQIFDNGDIPTIKREELKNFMKDRANIKLKELGLSDAYCIDKNMLDNMSWFYITISGEQQTDFFDNRETGYSKPNEDWNEDLFVLDDQKTSTEKKILEILLKNKKENLGNSGCVSCES